One segment of Anastrepha obliqua isolate idAnaObli1 chromosome 3, idAnaObli1_1.0, whole genome shotgun sequence DNA contains the following:
- the LOC129240082 gene encoding mediator of RNA polymerase II transcription subunit 19, whose amino-acid sequence MMNNYSNMMIGDQFRKMDSTTYSPKSSPHGGRSPVVSRQDSSGTLKTTISLGKTPTIIQTGPFYSMKEPPGKGELTGDKDLMTEYGLHHTLTKFKDKKVKESLASFLPNLPGIYDTSSNLENSTLRSVIEKPPIVGKELVPLTAVQLAGFRLHPGPLPEQYRALNTTPARKHKNKHKKHKHKDGAVPQETSLMDSSGLETYERKHKKQKRHEDDKERKKRKKEKKRKKKSHSPEPTAAGSAAGGSSTGGAIVGVSGGGVGTVSLGGLPAMGGSSGSAGTVGSGVNVLPGAVATMQQPAQQQQMAPTPMLSDMGTISQQLML is encoded by the exons ATGATGAACAACTACAGTAACATGATGATAGGCGATCAATTTCGCAAAATGGATAGTACAACATATTCCCCAAAATCATCACCACATGGTGGACGGTCACCAGTAGTGTCAAGACAAGATTCATCGGGTACACTAAAGACTACAATATCACTTGGCAAAACTCCTACAATAATACAGACAGGACCCTTCTACTCAATGAAGGAACCACCAG GCAAAGGCGAATTGACGGGTGATAAGGACTTAATGACCGAATATGGTCTACACCACACACTGACCAAGTTTAAAGATAAAAAAGTGAAGGAGTCACTAGCTTCTTTTCTTCCCAATTTGCCCGGCATTTACGACACATCAAGCAATCTG GAAAACAGCACACTGCGCAGCGTTATTGAAAAACCGCCGATTGTTGGCAAGGAGTTGGTGCCATTAACTGCCGTACAATTAGCTGGCTTCCGTCTGCATCCTGGACCT cTACCTGAACAGTATCGTGCGCTGAATACGACACCTgcacgaaaacacaaaaacaagcataaaaaacacaaacacaaagaTGGTGCTGTGCCGCAAGAAACATCGCTCATGG ATTCCTCTGGACTCGAAACCTACGAGCGCAAACATAAAAAGCAAAAGCGACATGAGGACGATAAAGAGCGCAAGAAGcggaaaaaagaaaagaaacgtAAAAAGAAAAGTCACAGTCCAGAGCCCACAGCAGCTGGATCGGCGGCGGGTGGCAGTAGTACTGGTGGTGCAATTGTTGGTGTGAGTGGAGGGGGTGTGGGTACCGTTTCATTGGGCGGTTTACCAGCAATGGGAGGCAGCAGTGGTAGTGCGGGTACAGTGGGTAGTGGTGTAAATGTATTGCCCGGCGCTGTTGCAACGATGCAACAACCagcgcagcaacaacaaatggcACCAACGCCAATGCTAAGTGACATGGGCACGATATCACAGCAATTAATGCTGTAG
- the LOC129240081 gene encoding glycerol-3-phosphate phosphatase-like: protein MAVTTNAALEGNKTVNVKHTYNENSYYWHKCIGRPVDRQLIENMPKGICRNLLAEPPETVRKWLDSFDTIISDCDGVIWLSDKVIDGAVDTMRHLKALGKNIFLCTNNSTKTRQQLLERSRSMGFDITTEQIISSAHSTAAYLKARNFQRKVYVIGAAGLASELDAVGIKHTGVGPDVMPSRLGEYLASGFRKDPDIGAVVVGFDVHFSFCKMIKAAVYLDDPKCLFIATNTDERFPMPGMVIPDAGSIVRTVQTFSGRDPIVIGKPNRSICEWLIEDGRIEPARTLIIGDCCSSDILLGHKCGFQTMLVGTGVHQLKDVDMWQKSHSPEDKKLIPDVFLPRLSDLLAFM from the exons ATGGCCGTCACAACAAATGCAGCGTTGGAAGGGAATAAAACAGTGAATGTGAAACATACCTATAACGAAAACAGTTATtattggcataagtgcattggcAGACCAGTCGACCGGCAACTGATTGAAAATATGCCCAAAGGTATTTGTAGAAACCTCCTCGCGGAGCCACCGGAAACAGTCAGAAAATGGTTGGACAGCTTTGACACGATTATCAGTGATTGCGATG GCGTCATTTGGCTGAGCGACAAGGTGATCGACGGCGCTGTGGACACTATGCGTCACCTCAAAGCGTtgggcaaaaatatttttctttgcaccAACAATTCAACGAAAACACGTCAACAGTTGCTCGAGAGATCGCGCAGCATGGGCTTCGATATCACCACCGAACAAATTATCTCTTCGGCACATTCGACAGCCGCCTATCTGAAAGCGCGCAATTTCCAGCGAAAAGTTTACGTGATCGGCGCTGCAGGCTTAGCCTCAGAGCTGGACGCTGTAGGCATCAAGCATACTGGCGTGGGTCCAGATGTGATGCCCAGTAGACTGGGCGAATACTTGGCATCTGGTTTTCGTAAAGATCCTGATATTGGTGCTGTGGTTGTTGGTTTTGATGTGCACTttagtttttgtaaaatgaTTAAAGCTGCAGTGTATTTGGATGATCCAAAGTGTTTGTTCATTGCCACAAATACAGATGAACGCTTCCCTATGCCTGGTATGGTGATACCCGATGCCGGCAGCATTGTGCGTACTGTGCAGACATTTTCGGGGCGAGATCCCATTGTGATTGGCAAGCCGAATAGGAGTATTTGTGAGTGGTTGATAGAAGATGGGCGCATAGAACCGGCGCGTACACTCATCATAGGCGATTG TTGCAGCAGTGACATACTGCTGGGTCACAAATGTGGTTTCCAGACTATGCTCGTCGGTACCGGTGTACATCAGTTGAAAGATGTGGATATGTGGCAAAAATCGCATAGTCCTGAGGACAAGAAACTAATACCCGATGTCTTCTTGCCGAGATTAAGTGATTTGCTGGCATTTATGTAG
- the LOC129241305 gene encoding dihydrolipoyl dehydrogenase, mitochondrial, whose amino-acid sequence MQCTLRNTIATVIKTPLRTNGAILGALNGRFYSSTHEADLVVIGSGPGGYVAAIKAAQLGLKTVSVEKNPTLGGTCLNVGCIPSKALLNNSHYYHLAHSGDLANRGINCGSVSLDLDKLMQQKVNAVKALTGGIAQLFKKNKVTQLTGLGSIVNPNEVQVTKDDGSIETVKTQNIMIATGSEVTPFPGIEIDEDVIVSSTGALSLKQVPQKMVVIGAGVIGLELGSVWSRLGAEVTAVEFMDTIGGAGIDTEVSKTFQKVLVKQGLKFLLGTKVMAATRSGNEVTVSVENAKSGEKQDISCDALLVSVGRRPYTEGLGLDAVGIVKDDKGRIPVNANFQTIVPNIYAIGDCIHGPMLAHKAEDEGIICVEGILGGHVHIDYNCVPSVVYTHPEVAWVGKSEEQLKQEGVEYKVGKFPFLANSRAKTNNETDGFVKVLADKSTDRVLGTHIIGPNAGELINEAVLAMEYGAAAEDVARVCHAHPTCAEALREANVAAAFGKPINF is encoded by the exons ATGCAGTGCACACTACGTAATACCATCGCGACAGTTATTAAG ACGCCTTTGCGTACGAATGGCGCTATATTGGGCGCGCTAAATGGCCGCTTCTACTCGAGCACGCATGAGGCTGATTTAGTGGTGATCGGTTCTGGCCCAGGCGGTTATGTGGCTGCTATCAAGGCCGCCCAGTTGGGCTTGAAA ACCGTGAGCGTTGAGAAAAATCCCACTCTGGGTGGTACCTGCCTTAATGTCGGTTGCATTCCCTCGAAAGCATTGTTAAACAATTCGCATTACTATCACTTGGCCCACTCTGGTGATTTGGCCAATCGTGGCATAAATTGTGGCAGTGTTTCTTTGGATTTGGACAAGCTCATGCAGCAAAAAGTGAACGCTGTCAAGGCGCTTACTGGTGGCATTGCGCAATTGTTCAAGAAGAACAAGGTGACTCAGCTGACCGGGCTTGGTAGTATAGTCAATCCAAATGAGGTGCAAGTGACAAAAGATGATGGCAGCATCGAGACTGTAAAAACGCAAAACATTATGATTGCCACTGGCAGTGAAGTTACGCCATTCCCTGGTATTGAG ATCGACGAGGACGTCATCGTTTCAAGCACAGGTGCCCTCTCACTCAAGCAGGTTCCCCAGAAGATGGTGGTCATTGGTGCAGGCGTTATCGGTCTGGAATTGGGCTCTGTATGGTCACGTTTAGGTGCTGAAGTAACTGCTGTGGAATTCATGGATACCATCGGCGGTGCTGGTATTGACACTGAAGTATCAAAGACTTTCCAGAAAGTGCTTGTCAAACAAGGCTTGAAATTCTTGTTGGGCACTAAAGTTATGGCAGCAACACGCAGTGGTAACGAAGTGACTGTCTCCGTTGAAAACGCAAAGTCCGGTGAGAAGCAAGACATATCTTGCGATGCGTTGTTGGTGAGCGTTGGCCGTCGTCCATATACCGAAGGTCTTGGCCTAGACGCGGTCGGTATCGTGAAAGATGACAAGGGACGTATCCCAGTGAATGCCAATTTCCAAACCATTGTACCTAACATTTATGCCATCGGCGATTGCATTCATGGCCCTATGTTGGCACACAAGGCCGAAGATGAGGGCATTATTTGTGTAGAGGGCATTCTTGGTGGTCATGTGCACATCGATTACAATTGTGTGCCCAGTGTAGTGTACACACATCCCGAAGTCGCGTGGGTGGGTAAATCTGAGGAGCAACTGAAGCAAGAAGGCGTCGAATATAAAGTTGGTAAATTCCCATTTTTGGCTAACTCGCGCGCTAAGACCAATAACGAGACAGATGGTTTCGTTAAGGTGTTGGCAGATAAGTCTACCGATCGCGTTTTAGGTACACACATCATTGGACCC AATGCCGGTGAACTGATCAACGAAGCTGTGTTGGCGATGGAATATGGTGCTGCTGCTGAAGACGTTGCTCGAGTTTGCCATGCACATCCA ACCTGCGCCGAAGCTCTGAGAGAAGCGAATGTTGCGGCCGCCTTTGGCAAGCCCATCAACTTTTAA
- the LOC129240083 gene encoding glycerol-3-phosphate phosphatase, whose amino-acid sequence MYKQTCTNLLEQPPEKVKEWLNGFDAVITDCDGVLWVYSNVIEGAVDAMNRFKTIGKKIFFCTNNSTKTRQQLLEKSHSMGFDITAEGMISSAHSTAAYLKARNFQKKVYVIGAGGITGELDAVGIKHSEIGPDVMTSTLADYLATSFRKDPEIGAVVVGFDEHFSFCKMIKAASYLDNPECLFIATNTDERFPMPGMVIPGSGSFVRAVQTCAEREPFVIGKPNPSICEWLINEGTIDPARTLMIGDRCNTDILLGYNCGFQTLLVGTGIHKLNDVEAWKNSDDPEQKKLIPDVFLPKLGDLLSFM is encoded by the exons atgtataaacaaaCGTGTACGAATCTGTTAGAGCAACCGCCGGAGAAGGTTAAGGAATGGTTGAACGGTTTCGACGCGGTCATCACCGATTGCGATG GTGTCCTCTGGGTATACAGCAATGTCATAGAAGGCGCCGTCGATGCAATGAATCGCTTCAAAACGATTGGCAAAAAGATTTTCTTTTGCACCAACAACTCAACGAAAACTCGCCAACAATTGCTCGAGAAATCACATAGCATGGGTTTTGATATCACCGCCGAAGGAATGATCTCCTCTGCGCATTCAACGGCCGCATACCTGAAAGCGcgcaatttccaaaaaaaagtttatgtgaTAGGCGCTGGCGGCATAACAGGCGAACTTGACGCTGTGGGTATCAAGCATAGTGAAATCGGGCCCGATGTAATGACAAGCACACTGGCCGATTATCTGGCGACAAGCTTTCGTAAGGATCCCGAGATTGGTGCTGTGGTTGTGGGCTTCGATGAACATTTCAGTTTCTGTAAAATGATCAAAGCCGCTTCATATCTCGATAATCCTGAATGTCTGTTCATTGCTACAAATACGGATGAACGTTTTCCTATGCCTGGTATGGTGATACCCGGTTCGGGCAGTTTTGTGCGCGCAGTGCAGACATGTGCCGAACGTGAGCCCTTCGTGATTGGCAAGCCAAACCCGAGCATTTGTGAATGGTTGATAAATGAGGGTACCATCGACCCAGCACGCACCCTAATGATTGGTGATCG tTGCAACACTGATATACTTTTGGGCTATAATTGTGGTTTCCAAACGCTGCTTGTCGGCACTGGTATACACAAGTTGAACGATGTCGAAGCGTGGAAGAATTCGGATGATCCTGAACAAAAGAAGCTCATACCCGATGTGTTTCTACCGAAATTGGGTGATTTGCTGTCATTTATGTAG
- the LOC129241284 gene encoding glycerol-3-phosphate phosphatase-like produces MYKAKPKNLLELTKTDAKKWLNSFDTILTDCDGVLWHEGVAIDGVPEAIGLLKSYGKEVYFVTNNGIKTRHDIWKVATAIGYDIPETRIIAPIHNIVQYLQARDFRKKVYIIGAEAIRCELTEAGIESFGPGPDILQGKLNDYIAQQVVSQQRDEVGAVIVGFDEHFTFAKMLKACNYLGSNADCLFMTTNTDSVHRYPGCRIPGTGALLTALETSVGRAALQFGKPNPEICVELMKSGKVVPGRTLMIGDVCKVDILFGHICGFQTLLVGTGPNSQYELNELLQNPSENQRYIPDLYVPSLGDITKLI; encoded by the exons ATGTACAAGGCAAAGCCGAAAAATTTGCTGGAGCTAACAAAAACCGATGCGAAAAAGTGGCTCAACAGTTTCGATACAATACTCACAGATTGCGATG GTGTGCTTTGGCACGAGGGTGTCGCCATAGATGGTGTACCCGAAGCTATTGGATTGTTAAAATCATACGGAAAAGAGGTCTACTTTGTCACCAACAATGGTATTAAAACCCGACACGATATCTGGAAGGTGGCGACTGCGATCGGTTATGACATACCGGAAACTCGCATTATTGCGCCGATCCACAACATTGTTCAGTATCTGCAAGCGCGTGATTTCCGCAAAAAAGTCTATATCATTGGTGCTGAAGCAATACGTTGTGAACTGACTGAAGCGGGTATAGAAAGTTTCGGACCCGGCCCAGATATTTTGCAGGGTAAATTAAACGATTATATTGCACAGCAAGTGGTCAGTCAACAGCGCGATGAAGTTGGCGCCGTCATTGTGGGTTTCGATGAGCATTTCACTTTTGCTAAAATGTTAAAGGCCTGTAATTATTTGGGTTCGAATGCCGACTGTCTATTCATGACTACAAATACAGATTCAGTACACCGTTATCCCGGGTGTCGTATACCGGGCACTGGCGCACTCTTGACTGCTTTGGAGACGAGCGTTGGGCGTGCGGCGCTgcaatttggcaaaccaaatccGGAGATTTGTGTGGAGTTGATGAAGTCTGGGAAAGTGGTGCCGGGGCGAACGCTCATGATTGGAGACGT CTGCAAAGTTGACATATTATTTGGCCACATTTGCGGCTTCCAAACCTTACTCGTTGGCACTGGCCCTAATAGTCAGTATGAGCTGAATGAGCTACTGCAAAATCCAAGTGAGAACCAACGTTACATACCTGATCTGTATGTTCCTTCATTGGGCgatataacaaaattaatttaa